In the Colletotrichum lupini chromosome 1, complete sequence genome, one interval contains:
- a CDS encoding FAD-dependent monooxygenase — protein MAAKTVISFLVTVCALGVSAQQTCKVTPDDAAWPSDEDWSTLNATIDGVLIKTRPAASSCYAGNPFGSLQSCEDVEKGWGYSAYHASLPESIDSSIYANNSCLPPSESAAKGCEIGGSPQYVVNATTEEQIATAMGWASSRNIRIVIKGTGHDLNGRSSGAYSLSIWTHNFKQLEYHPEWSSPSDNRTEAALTLGSGHNWGSASRGAAKFNKVVVGGVDETVGVGGHMQGGGHGPLSSTYGLAADQILQVRVVTTDGQILVANEAQNQDLLWAVRGGGAGQYGLVSEYVIKANPPPGNVVSSGIQVSAVGNDTTSREAAWRGAAALLASMPDLMDGTLTGTGMFSAGALPANSSETVRKVTASIGFFAYNTTAEKMTLLLEPVRARILAEVGNKSVTVTLSEPSSQPDFMSFFESLNTSPSAAGAGMMTSRLLGRKELAETPVSAVSGYLQRLSVPQNPTGSALMVIGLQGGLGPRNVPEVMRGALNPMWRSTYIHLMSYGASADPNAAPQEALDGVAQWLEETKEPVWREWAPGAGSYMNEGNAFDSMFKEDFYGTSYDRLVEIKSKYDPSESLFVLSGVGSDAWNYNLNSGKLCKSA, from the exons ATGGCTGCCAAAACCGTCATCTCGTTCCTGGTAACCGTCTGCGCTCTAGGCGTCTCCGCGCAGCAGACATGCAAAGTCACCCCCGACGATGCTGCATGGCCGTCCGACGAGGATTGGTCGACGCTGAACGCAACAATAGACGGTGTTCTCATCAAGACTCGACCCGCCGCATCCTCCTGCTACGCCGGAAACCCGTTCGGCTCCTTGCAGTCGTGCGAAGACGTCGAGAAGGGATGGGGATACTCCGCCTACCACGCATCCCTTCCTGAGTCCATCGACTCCTCCATCTACGCCAACAACTCGTGTCTCCCTCCGAGTGAGTCCGCGGCCAAGGGTTGCGAGATTGGCGGCTCGCCGCAGTACGTTGTGAACGCCACGACGGAAGAGCAGATTGCCACTGCCATGGGCTGGGCCAGCTCGCGGAACATTCGCATCGTCATCAAGGGAACTGGGCACGATCTCAACGGCCG CTCTTCCGGCGCCTACTCGCTGTCCATCTGGACTCACAACTTCAAACAACTCGAATACCACCCCGAGTGGAGTTCCCCCAGCGATAATAGAACCGAGGCGGCACTCACCTTGGGAAGCGGCCACAACTGGGGCTCTGCCTCTCGAGGAGCAGCCAAGTTCAACAAGGTTGTTGTCGGGGGCGTTGATGAGACAGTCGGAGTCGGCGGACACATGCAGGGAGGCGGTCACGGTCCCCTCTCGAGCACATACGGCCTCGCGGCAGACCAGATCCTGCAAGTGCGCGTCGTGACGACCGACGGCCAGATCCTTGTCGCCAACGAGGCGCAAAACCAGGATCTTCTATGGGCCGTCCGCGGCGGAGGCGCCGGCCAGTACGGCCTCGTCTCCGAGTACGTCATCAAGGCGAACCCCCCGCCGGGCAATGTTGTCTCCAGCGGCATCCAAGTGTCGGCCGTCGGCAACGACACTACCTCCAGAGAGGCGGCTTGGAGAGGTGCCGCAGCCCTGCTCGCCAGTATGCCTGACTTGATGGACGGGACTCTCACCGGGACCGGCATGTTCAGCGCCGGAGCTCTACCTGCCAACTCGTCCGAGACTGTCCGCAAGGTCACCGCCTCCATTGGCTTCTTCGCGTACAACACGACAGCAGAGAAGATGACCTTGCTCCTCGAGCCCGTTAGAGCTCGCATCCTCGCAGAGGTGGGCAACAAATCTGTCACAGTCACCCTGAGCGAGCCGTCATCGCAGCCTGACTTTATGAGCTTCTTCGAGAGCCTGAACACATCGCCCAGCGCAGCCGGGGCTGGGATGATGACGAGTCGCCTCCTCGGACGCAAGGAACTCGCGGAGACTCCGGTGTCGGCCGTCTCTGGGTACCTCCAGCGTCTCAGCGTGCCGCAGAACCCCACGGGTAGCGCCCTCATGGTCATCGGTCTGCAAGGCGGGCTGGGGCCTCGCAACGTCCCCGAGGTGATGCGAGGTGCCCTCAACCCGATGTGGCGCTCTACGTACATCCACCTGATGAGCTACGGCGCATCGGCGGATCCTAACGCGGCGCCCCAAGAGGCTCTCGACGGTGTCGCGCAGTGGCTGGAAGAGACCAAGGAGCCCGTCTGGCGCGAGTGGGCACCGGGTGCTGGCTCCTACATGAACGAGGGCAATGCTTTTGACTCCATGTTCAAGGAGGACTTTTACGGTACTTCCTACGACCGTCTGGTTGAGATCAAGAGCAAATATGACCCTTCCGAGAGTCTGTTCGTCTTGTCGGGCGTCGGAAGCGATGCTTGGAATTACAACCTCAACAGTGGCAAGTTGTGCAAATCGGCCTGA
- a CDS encoding blastn match against entry EMBL has translation MPLHLLGKKSWNVYNADNIARVRRDEAAAKAKEEAEEQRMQEVDAERRLAILRGEEPPPLPPTEETPDDEPRHRDRDAGSFGRERKKRKRAGEDDTDFELRVARERSGVVQTANETLRKSTSSAPIVDAAGHIDLFGEERKQGRHLKNEEAEKEAAKRKKEMEDQYTMRLSNAAGKDGMVGPWYAASGSRAELAELEPAGKDAFGNEDPGRKKRDEQRIVANDPLAMMKMGASRVREVKKERQRFEAERQRELEQLRKEEKRKERHERRKREHRRNEKRHPRERSREKDDGEARSLSRRESERHPRSSREDERRRSRDRHQEERNHRHERRDESDRRSRRDERSRHEGRDEKKHERSKRDSDSRHRDDHRRSGEP, from the exons ATGCCGCT ACACCTACTGGGCAAAAAGTCTTGGAACGTCTACAATGCGGACAACATCGCCCGTGTCCGTCGCGATGAGGCTGCCGCAAAGGCCAAGGAGGAGGCCGAGGAGCAGCGCATGCAAGAAGTCGATGCCGAGCGCCGACTAGCTATCTTACGGGGTGAGGAGCCACCGCCACTGCCTCCAACAGAAGAAACCCCTGACGATGAGCCAAGACATCGGGACCGTGATGCCGGTTCGTTCGGCAGGGAGAGAAAGAAGCGCAAGCGCGCTGGCGAGGACGACACTGACTTTGAGTTACGTGTTGCAAGAGAGCGTTCAGGCGTCGTGCAAACAGCCAACGAGACCTTGCGCAAGTCAACCAGCTCTGCGCCGATCGTAGATGCAGCTGGGCACATTGATCTTTTTGGCGAAGAACGAAAACAGGGTCGCCATCTAAAGAATGAAGAGGCGGAGAAGGAAGCGGCAAAAAGGAAGAAGGAAATGGAGGACCAGTACACAATGCGATTATCAAATGCGGCCGGCAAGGACGGTATGGTCGGCCCTTGGTACGCAGCATCTGGGTCAAGAGCTGAACTCGCAGAGCTCGAGCCCGCCGGCAAGGACGCATTTGGCAACGAAGACCCagggaggaagaagagagacGAACAGAGGATAGTAGCGAATGATCCTCTTGCCATGATGAAGATGGGAGCATCCAGAGTAAGAGAGGTGAAGAAGGAGCGCCAAAGATTTGAAGCCGAGCGACAGAGAGAGCTCGAGCAGCTGCGCAAGGAGGAGAAGCGAAAGGAGAGACATGAGCGGCGAAAACGAGAGCATCGGAGGAATGAAAAACGCCACCCTCGAGAGAGGTCTCGTGAAAAGGATGATGGTGAAGCCAGATCCCTTTCGAGGAGGGAGAGCGAACGCCATCCTCGGTCCAGTCGAGAAGATGAGCGCCGTCGGAGCAGGGACCGTCATCAAGAAGAGAGAAATCACCGACACGAAAGAAGGGACGAAAGCGATAGGCGATCTAGAAGAGATGAAAGGAGCCGCCATGAAGGAAGAGATGAGAAGAAGCACGAACGAAGCAAACGAGACTCTGACTCACGACACCGAGATGACCACCGACGGTCGGGAGAACCTTAA